A region of Salinibacter sp. 10B DNA encodes the following proteins:
- a CDS encoding ATP-dependent Clp protease ATP-binding subunit, which yields MEGNFSNRVRDVISYSREEAVRLGHDYIGTEHLLLGIIREGEGIAVKILRNLDCDLLDLKESVEDTVRSTGSSTSVGNIPLTKQAEKVLKITYLEAKLYKSDVIGTEHLLLSLLRDDENIAAQILQQGFSVTYDAVRNELDSIISGKASSSSSSSGGSGSGGRLSSGYGQEGGEMEKSKTPVLDNFGRDLTELAEEDELDPIIGREKEIERVAQVLSRRKKNNPVLIGEPGVGKTAIAEGLAMRIVERKVSRVLYDKRIVTLDLASLVAGTKYRGQFEERMKAVMKELEKSPEVILFIDEIHTIVGAGGASGSLDASNMFKPALARGEIQCIGATTLDEYRQNIEKDGALDRRFQKIIVDPSTPEETVNILSNIKKHYEDHHNVRYSEEAIELAVKLSDRYITDRFLPDKAIDVMDEAGARVHLSNIKVPPEILELEEKIEDVQEEKNQVVKSQRFEEAARLRDKEKTLQEDLEQAKQEWEEKAETEIHDVTSDNIAEVVAMMTGIPVDKISEPEQEKLIKMEEALKEQVVGQDEAIEKLSKAIRRTRAGLKDPEKPIGSFIFLGPTGVGKTELAKVTTEYLFESQDSLIRIDMSEYMEKFSVSRLVGAPPGYVGHEEGGQLTEKVRRKPYSVILLDEIEKAHPDVFNILLQVLDDGILTDGLGREVDFRNTILIMTSNIGTQDIKSFGKGIGFSQSDGGDLDYGSMKSTVEDALKNVFNPEFLNRIDDVIVFHPLDKDNIFDIIDIMSEDLFERAEELGLELEFDEHAKEFLTDKGFDPKYGARPLRRALQKYVEDPMAEDILHDELGEGDKVLITHEDDDEELSFEIQKGVASTASDTDELPDADEQANGESEASANGEPENEDEASSEEAATASDEEE from the coding sequence ATGGAAGGCAATTTCTCAAATCGTGTCCGGGACGTCATTTCCTACAGCCGTGAGGAAGCCGTTCGTCTCGGTCACGACTACATTGGAACGGAGCATCTGCTGCTCGGCATCATCCGCGAGGGTGAGGGCATTGCCGTAAAGATTCTCCGCAACCTCGACTGCGACCTCCTCGACTTGAAAGAGTCGGTCGAGGATACGGTGCGGAGCACCGGCAGTTCGACCTCCGTGGGCAACATTCCGCTCACGAAGCAGGCCGAAAAGGTGCTGAAGATCACGTACCTGGAGGCGAAGCTCTACAAAAGCGATGTCATCGGCACGGAGCACCTGCTGTTGAGCCTGCTCCGCGACGACGAGAACATCGCCGCGCAAATTCTGCAACAAGGATTTTCTGTAACCTACGACGCCGTGCGTAACGAACTCGACTCGATTATCAGTGGCAAAGCGTCGTCCTCCTCATCATCAAGCGGGGGCAGTGGCTCGGGTGGCCGGCTCTCCTCCGGATATGGACAAGAAGGTGGCGAAATGGAGAAAAGCAAAACCCCCGTACTCGACAACTTCGGTCGGGACCTTACCGAGCTCGCCGAAGAGGACGAGCTGGATCCCATCATTGGTCGCGAGAAAGAGATTGAGCGCGTCGCGCAGGTCCTGAGCCGGCGCAAGAAGAACAATCCCGTGCTCATTGGCGAGCCTGGCGTGGGGAAGACAGCGATTGCTGAGGGCTTGGCTATGCGCATCGTGGAGCGCAAAGTCAGCCGCGTGCTCTACGACAAGCGGATTGTGACGCTCGATCTTGCCTCCCTCGTGGCCGGCACCAAGTATCGCGGCCAGTTCGAGGAGCGAATGAAGGCCGTGATGAAGGAGCTCGAGAAGAGCCCCGAGGTCATCCTCTTTATCGACGAGATCCACACGATTGTGGGGGCCGGTGGGGCGTCCGGCAGCCTCGACGCCTCGAACATGTTCAAGCCGGCACTGGCCCGGGGAGAAATTCAGTGCATCGGGGCCACGACCCTCGACGAGTACCGGCAAAACATTGAGAAGGACGGGGCGCTGGATCGTCGCTTCCAGAAGATTATCGTCGATCCCTCGACGCCGGAGGAGACGGTCAACATCCTCTCTAACATCAAGAAGCATTACGAGGACCATCACAACGTTCGGTACTCGGAGGAGGCCATTGAGCTGGCGGTGAAGCTCAGCGACCGGTACATTACCGATCGCTTCCTGCCGGACAAGGCAATCGACGTGATGGACGAGGCCGGAGCCCGCGTGCACCTGTCGAACATCAAGGTTCCCCCCGAAATCCTGGAGCTTGAGGAGAAAATTGAGGACGTACAGGAGGAGAAGAATCAGGTCGTCAAAAGCCAGCGCTTCGAAGAAGCGGCCCGGCTGCGCGACAAGGAAAAGACCCTACAGGAAGACCTTGAGCAGGCCAAGCAAGAATGGGAGGAGAAGGCCGAAACGGAGATTCACGACGTGACCTCCGATAACATCGCCGAGGTCGTAGCGATGATGACCGGCATTCCGGTCGATAAGATCAGCGAGCCGGAGCAGGAGAAGCTCATCAAGATGGAGGAGGCGCTCAAGGAGCAGGTCGTGGGGCAGGACGAGGCCATCGAGAAGCTGTCGAAGGCCATCCGCCGCACCCGCGCCGGCCTGAAGGATCCGGAGAAGCCGATCGGTTCCTTCATCTTCCTCGGTCCCACTGGCGTGGGCAAAACCGAGCTTGCAAAGGTCACGACCGAGTATCTCTTCGAGTCGCAGGACTCGCTCATCCGCATCGACATGAGCGAGTACATGGAGAAGTTTTCCGTCAGCCGCCTCGTGGGGGCCCCTCCGGGATACGTGGGACACGAAGAGGGCGGCCAGCTCACCGAGAAGGTGCGACGCAAGCCCTATTCGGTGATCCTGCTCGATGAGATTGAGAAGGCTCACCCGGATGTCTTTAACATCCTCCTCCAGGTGCTCGATGATGGGATTCTAACCGACGGGCTCGGCCGTGAGGTCGACTTCCGGAATACGATTCTCATCATGACGTCCAACATCGGGACGCAGGACATTAAGTCCTTCGGCAAGGGTATCGGATTCTCTCAGTCCGACGGCGGAGACCTGGACTATGGCTCGATGAAGTCGACCGTTGAGGACGCTCTCAAGAACGTCTTCAACCCGGAGTTCCTGAACCGGATCGACGACGTCATCGTCTTCCACCCGCTGGACAAAGACAACATCTTCGACATTATCGACATCATGTCGGAGGATCTGTTCGAGCGGGCCGAGGAGCTCGGGCTGGAACTGGAGTTCGACGAGCACGCGAAGGAATTTCTCACGGACAAGGGCTTCGATCCGAAGTACGGGGCCCGTCCGCTCCGTCGCGCCCTTCAGAAGTACGTGGAGGACCCGATGGCCGAGGATATTCTCCACGACGAGCTCGGCGAGGGTGATAAGGTCCTGATCACGCACGAGGACGACGATGAGGAGCTGTCCTTCGAAATTCAGAAGGGTGTTGCCTCGACCGCATCCGACACAGACGAGCTTCCGGACGCAGACGAGCAGGCCAACGGAGAGTCTGAGGCCAGTGCAAACGGCGAACCCGAGAATGAGGATGAGGCCTCTTCAGAGGAGGCCGCCACGGCCTCTGACGAGGAAGAGTAG
- a CDS encoding PA0069 family radical SAM protein, translated as MDDLPETPARQGRGARTNPATQYEPLHIDLDPAALDEEERRQVETTYFHDPTQSILSTNESPDVPFRYSINPYRGCEHGCVYCYARPTHEYLGFSAGLDFETRILVKKNAPELLSETFQKESWSPTPICLSGNTDPYQPAERELEITREILRVCAYHRNPVMLITKNGLVTRDLDILEEMADWNGVRLTVSVTTLDNALAGAMEPRAARPPLRLRTIEACAAAGVPVGVNAAPIVPGLTDEEVPRILEAAAERGATTAGYTVLRLPGAVREVFVDWLDRHAPHRKERVLNRLRSLRGEDLTAEDFGTRMTGEGLWADTIGDLFRLARKKHELDGSSPPLNTGAFRRRSGGQIGLFESSG; from the coding sequence ATGGACGACCTTCCCGAGACCCCGGCTCGTCAAGGACGTGGAGCCCGTACCAATCCGGCGACTCAGTACGAGCCCCTGCACATCGACCTCGACCCTGCGGCACTGGACGAGGAAGAGCGGCGGCAGGTGGAAACGACGTACTTCCACGATCCGACCCAATCCATTCTCTCTACCAATGAGAGCCCGGATGTCCCCTTTCGGTACAGTATTAATCCGTACCGAGGATGCGAGCATGGGTGCGTTTACTGCTACGCCCGCCCCACCCACGAATACCTCGGCTTCTCCGCCGGACTGGACTTTGAAACGCGCATCCTGGTGAAGAAAAACGCGCCCGAGTTGCTATCGGAGACATTCCAAAAGGAGAGCTGGTCCCCCACCCCAATCTGCCTCTCGGGCAACACTGATCCCTACCAGCCGGCCGAGCGAGAGCTAGAGATTACGCGGGAGATCCTGAGGGTCTGTGCCTATCACCGCAACCCAGTCATGCTCATCACCAAAAACGGCCTGGTCACCCGCGACCTAGACATACTGGAGGAAATGGCCGACTGGAACGGTGTGCGACTGACGGTGTCTGTGACTACGCTCGACAATGCGCTGGCCGGGGCGATGGAACCGCGGGCGGCCCGTCCCCCGCTCCGCCTCCGCACGATCGAGGCGTGTGCCGCCGCAGGCGTGCCTGTCGGCGTGAATGCGGCTCCCATCGTGCCGGGCCTAACGGACGAGGAAGTGCCCCGCATCCTGGAGGCTGCAGCCGAGCGGGGTGCGACCACTGCCGGCTACACCGTGCTTCGCCTCCCCGGTGCCGTCCGCGAGGTGTTCGTAGACTGGCTCGACCGTCATGCCCCCCATCGCAAGGAACGCGTGCTCAACCGACTGCGGAGCCTACGGGGCGAGGATCTCACTGCGGAGGATTTCGGGACGCGCATGACAGGAGAAGGACTCTGGGCCGATACGATTGGCGACCTCTTCCGACTCGCCCGGAAGAAGCATGAACTCGACGGTTCCTCTCCTCCCCTCAACACCGGCGCCTTCCGACGGCGATCCGGCGGGCAAATAGGGTTGTTTGAGTCTTCTGGCTGA
- a CDS encoding class I SAM-dependent methyltransferase — MSSNSPRPSSQPSFWDERYAANDHLFGTEPNAFVASQVHHLPPGGDVLELAAGEGRTLAYVAEERGAACTALDFSRKALEVCEQWAHEYNLPMDTRMADVRTWTPDRQWDAVLVTFLQLLPDERTALYRTIRRSLRPGGIVIGEWFRPDHLSGNYDRLGPSTEDRMVPVAELRAAFGEDELLRCEPVDVTLEEGPLLRGEAAVARLVARRAT; from the coding sequence ATGTCCTCGAACTCACCCCGCCCCAGCAGTCAGCCTTCGTTTTGGGACGAGCGCTACGCCGCGAATGATCACCTCTTCGGCACGGAGCCGAATGCGTTCGTGGCGTCGCAGGTCCACCATCTTCCGCCGGGAGGCGACGTGCTTGAGTTGGCGGCCGGAGAGGGCCGGACGCTGGCGTACGTGGCAGAGGAGCGGGGGGCAGCTTGTACGGCCCTGGACTTTTCGCGAAAAGCCTTGGAGGTATGTGAGCAATGGGCCCACGAGTACAATCTTCCGATGGACACGCGTATGGCCGACGTGCGTACCTGGACGCCGGATCGACAGTGGGATGCCGTTCTTGTGACCTTTCTTCAGTTACTGCCGGACGAGCGGACGGCGCTCTATCGCACGATTCGACGGTCGCTTCGACCGGGCGGGATCGTAATTGGGGAGTGGTTCCGGCCCGATCATCTCAGCGGCAATTACGATCGTCTCGGTCCCAGCACGGAGGACCGCATGGTGCCGGTGGCCGAGCTGCGCGCGGCGTTTGGCGAGGACGAGCTCCTGCGGTGTGAGCCCGTTGACGTGACGCTGGAAGAGGGGCCGTTGCTGCGGGGAGAGGCAGCCGTGGCGCGGCTGGTCGCGCGGCGGGCGACATGA
- a CDS encoding phosphatidylinositol-specific phospholipase C1-like protein has translation MNTRTVLVGLFLSLAVGSLLLLPPPAPAQSPPSLRLNDLQVLGSHNSYKAAIDSSLMQILRQRRPETARALDYAHPPLQEQLQFGLRSLELDVYYDPNGGRYADPYGRTLVKKQGLPPGAPYDPNERMDTMGFKVLHVQGLDFRSNCLTFQRCLREVQIWSTAHPRHVSIIITLNAKDDSIGRPGFTEPLPFDSTAFAALDAEIRSVFSADELITPDDVRGTAPTLRAAVRNEQWPLLSEARGHVLFVLDETGRKLEAYRKGHPSLQGRAMFADAPEDSPEAAFHIVNEPIEHGDQIRRLVREGYLVRTRADANTVEARTGNIRRREAAFASGAHVISTDYYRPDPELGTGYKVSLPGGKPARCNPVTAPPECQTDDLHK, from the coding sequence ATGAATACCCGAACGGTCCTCGTCGGTCTTTTTCTTTCGCTTGCAGTGGGCAGCCTGCTCCTACTTCCTCCCCCAGCCCCTGCCCAATCGCCACCGTCCCTGCGGCTCAACGACCTTCAGGTCCTGGGCAGTCACAACAGCTACAAGGCTGCCATCGACAGCTCTCTTATGCAAATCCTGCGGCAGCGCCGTCCCGAAACCGCACGAGCCCTGGACTACGCCCATCCCCCGCTCCAGGAGCAGCTCCAGTTTGGGCTCCGGAGCCTCGAGCTGGACGTCTACTACGATCCAAACGGCGGACGCTACGCTGATCCCTACGGCCGTACCCTCGTGAAAAAACAGGGGCTGCCGCCCGGCGCGCCCTATGACCCGAACGAACGCATGGACACAATGGGCTTTAAAGTCCTGCACGTGCAGGGTCTTGATTTTCGCAGCAACTGCCTCACCTTCCAGCGCTGTCTCCGGGAGGTACAAATCTGGTCGACTGCACACCCACGCCACGTCTCGATTATCATCACGCTCAACGCCAAGGACGACTCGATCGGGCGTCCCGGCTTTACCGAGCCGCTGCCCTTCGACTCCACCGCCTTCGCCGCCCTGGACGCCGAGATCCGCTCCGTGTTCAGTGCCGACGAGTTGATTACACCTGACGACGTCCGGGGAACAGCACCAACCCTCCGTGCAGCCGTCCGAAACGAGCAGTGGCCCCTCCTGTCGGAGGCGCGGGGCCACGTGTTGTTCGTTCTGGACGAGACGGGTCGCAAGCTCGAGGCGTACCGCAAGGGACATCCCTCTCTCCAGGGCCGGGCCATGTTTGCCGACGCCCCTGAAGACAGTCCAGAGGCAGCCTTCCACATCGTGAACGAACCCATCGAGCACGGTGACCAGATCCGTCGGCTCGTGAGAGAGGGCTACCTCGTTCGCACCCGGGCCGACGCCAACACGGTGGAGGCCCGAACGGGCAACATCCGACGCCGGGAGGCGGCGTTTGCGAGTGGAGCCCACGTGATCAGCACCGACTACTATCGGCCCGATCCGGAGCTGGGCACCGGCTATAAGGTCTCTTTGCCCGGAGGCAAACCGGCCCGCTGCAATCCGGTGACGGCCCCACCGGAGTGCCAGACGGACGATTTACACAAGTAG
- a CDS encoding cation-transporting P-type ATPase has protein sequence MSEPVVSDSPSTEQRADPGETPWSAEPSSVLEAVGGSSAGLDSETAERRLNTLGPNRLREIEHRSVATILWEQFKSLVVLLLVAAMGVSFVFGQTIEALAIAVVLLLNTAIGFFTEWRAVRSMEALQELGQVTARVRRDGSEMVISAEEVVPGDVVHLQSGDLVPADLRLIEGDRLQVDESALTGESVPVAKDAAPVAQDAPLAERTCMAYKGTAVTEGDAWGIVVATGMETELGAISEMVETAEGGDTPLEQKLDRLGHRLVWLTVGIAGAVAVAGLLAGRPLLLMIETGIALAVAAIPEGLPIVATVALAHGMWVMLRRNAYVRRLSVVETLGATTLIATDKTGTLTENRMTAQRMVMADRTVELDPPIEATEGRLRQAIEVGALCNGAERDAEDPSQSTGDPLELALLELGAEAGRSRETLLEERSLVRTVGFTRDTNMMATYHESDGACLVAVKGSPEAVLEASTHVWGPDERRPLDENGRREWAERSENLAEKGLRVLALARKTVDQPDTSPYTDLELLGLVGLMDPPRTDVRPVIERCQKAGIRVVMVTGDHPETARAIAEAVGLHVNEHSVERGEDFISIDRLDEEHRERLRRTAVFARVTPKQKLDLVNLFQEAGQVVAMTGDGVNDAPALRSADIGVAMGQRGTDVAREAADMVLQDDAFSSIVEAVRQGRIIFDNIRKFVVYLLSGNVGEILAVGGAATFGFPLPLLPLQILYLNVLNDVFPALALGVGRGTEQAMDRSPRDPEEPVVTSYHWGLIGGYGLVIALTILGAFAVALGGLGMETERAVTVSFLTLSISRLLHVFNMRTPTSGVFHNEITRTPYVWGALGLCLALLLLAVYWAPLATILSVVPPGLDGWLVIGGASFVPLLVGQIYLGWQALRM, from the coding sequence ATGAGTGAACCGGTCGTTTCCGATTCCCCCTCTACGGAACAGCGGGCCGATCCTGGCGAGACGCCCTGGAGTGCAGAGCCCTCTTCGGTGCTTGAGGCCGTCGGAGGAAGTTCGGCGGGGCTTGATTCGGAGACGGCCGAGCGGCGCCTCAACACGCTGGGCCCCAACCGCCTGCGCGAGATTGAGCATCGAAGCGTGGCGACCATTCTGTGGGAGCAGTTCAAGAGCCTCGTTGTACTGCTGCTGGTGGCAGCGATGGGGGTCTCGTTCGTCTTTGGCCAGACGATCGAGGCCCTCGCTATTGCTGTTGTTCTTCTCCTCAACACGGCCATCGGCTTTTTTACTGAATGGCGGGCGGTTCGCTCGATGGAGGCGCTCCAAGAACTTGGGCAGGTCACGGCTCGGGTCCGACGAGACGGCAGCGAAATGGTGATCTCCGCCGAAGAAGTGGTGCCGGGAGACGTTGTGCATCTGCAGAGCGGCGATTTGGTGCCGGCCGATCTTCGTCTGATAGAGGGGGATCGATTGCAGGTGGACGAGTCCGCTCTCACGGGGGAGTCGGTGCCGGTGGCCAAGGATGCGGCTCCGGTGGCGCAGGACGCCCCACTCGCGGAGCGGACCTGCATGGCCTATAAGGGCACTGCCGTCACTGAGGGGGATGCCTGGGGCATCGTAGTGGCCACGGGGATGGAGACGGAGCTTGGGGCCATCTCCGAGATGGTCGAAACCGCTGAGGGAGGGGATACCCCATTGGAGCAAAAGCTCGATCGCCTGGGGCACCGTCTCGTGTGGCTCACCGTGGGCATTGCTGGGGCCGTGGCCGTCGCCGGCCTTTTGGCCGGGCGCCCTTTGCTCTTAATGATCGAGACCGGCATTGCCTTGGCCGTGGCGGCCATTCCGGAAGGATTGCCCATTGTGGCCACCGTGGCATTGGCGCACGGCATGTGGGTGATGCTTCGCCGCAATGCATACGTGCGGCGCCTCTCGGTGGTCGAGACGTTGGGGGCCACGACGCTCATCGCGACTGACAAAACGGGCACCCTTACCGAGAATCGAATGACGGCGCAACGGATGGTGATGGCCGACCGGACGGTGGAGCTTGATCCTCCGATCGAGGCGACGGAAGGGCGACTCCGGCAGGCGATCGAGGTAGGGGCGCTCTGCAACGGGGCCGAGCGGGACGCGGAGGACCCGTCACAGAGTACGGGGGACCCGTTGGAACTCGCGCTTTTAGAGCTGGGAGCGGAGGCGGGACGGTCTCGGGAAACTCTTCTAGAGGAGAGGTCACTCGTCCGGACGGTGGGGTTTACCCGAGACACGAACATGATGGCCACCTATCACGAGTCCGACGGGGCGTGTCTGGTGGCGGTGAAGGGATCGCCCGAGGCAGTATTGGAGGCGTCGACCCATGTTTGGGGCCCCGACGAACGGAGACCGCTTGACGAAAATGGACGACGAGAGTGGGCTGAGCGGAGCGAGAATCTTGCCGAGAAGGGCCTTCGGGTTCTCGCTCTGGCCCGCAAGACCGTTGACCAGCCGGATACGTCCCCCTATACGGATCTTGAGCTTCTGGGACTGGTAGGCCTGATGGATCCTCCTCGGACCGACGTGCGGCCCGTCATTGAGCGTTGCCAGAAGGCCGGCATCCGGGTGGTGATGGTAACGGGCGATCATCCGGAAACAGCCCGGGCCATTGCCGAGGCCGTAGGGCTTCACGTCAATGAGCATTCGGTGGAGAGGGGAGAAGACTTCATCTCTATTGACCGTCTGGACGAAGAACACCGTGAGCGGTTGCGCCGCACCGCCGTTTTTGCACGGGTGACCCCAAAGCAGAAGCTCGACCTAGTCAATCTCTTTCAGGAGGCCGGTCAAGTGGTGGCTATGACCGGCGATGGGGTGAACGATGCCCCGGCCCTGCGCAGCGCTGATATCGGAGTGGCGATGGGGCAGCGGGGGACCGATGTGGCGCGGGAGGCGGCCGACATGGTACTGCAAGACGATGCTTTTTCCTCGATTGTGGAGGCCGTCCGGCAGGGGCGCATTATTTTCGACAACATCCGAAAATTTGTCGTTTATCTTCTGTCGGGCAACGTCGGCGAGATTCTGGCAGTGGGCGGCGCCGCCACGTTTGGGTTTCCGCTGCCGCTCCTCCCGCTCCAGATTCTTTATCTAAACGTACTCAACGATGTCTTCCCGGCCCTGGCACTTGGGGTGGGGCGGGGCACCGAGCAGGCGATGGATCGGTCGCCCCGGGACCCGGAGGAGCCGGTCGTAACTTCGTACCACTGGGGCCTCATCGGCGGGTATGGGCTTGTCATTGCGCTCACCATCCTCGGGGCATTCGCGGTGGCGCTGGGCGGGTTGGGTATGGAGACCGAACGGGCTGTCACTGTGTCGTTCCTCACGCTCTCCATCAGTCGGTTGCTTCACGTTTTCAATATGCGGACGCCGACGAGTGGGGTATTCCACAATGAAATCACCCGTACTCCCTACGTGTGGGGGGCCCTCGGGCTGTGTCTGGCGCTCCTCTTGCTGGCGGTGTACTGGGCGCCGCTGGCGACTATTCTCTCAGTTGTGCCTCCGGGACTGGATGGATGGCTGGTGATTGGGGGAGCGAGCTTCGTGCCCCTTCTCGTTGGGCAGATCTATCTTGGCTGGCAGGCACTGCGGATGTGA
- a CDS encoding glucose 1-dehydrogenase, with protein MGRVEGKTIIVTGAAHGIGKATAQRLAEEGASVAITDVDDEAGEAAVDAINKNGGTAQYWSLDVTDEAAVEEVFADVVDAFGSLDVLVNNAGITGADKPTHELTKEEWNEVMDVNVNGVFYGTKHAVPHMQDAGGGSIINLSSIYGIVGAEDIPPYHASKGAVRTMTKTDALNYADDNIRVNSVHPGFIWTPLVEEFLREQGDVEEGRKQLDALHPIGHVGEPDDIANGILFLASEESKFMTGSELVIDGGYTAK; from the coding sequence ATGGGACGTGTAGAAGGAAAAACCATCATTGTAACCGGTGCGGCACACGGCATTGGGAAAGCGACGGCACAGCGTTTGGCCGAAGAAGGGGCATCCGTTGCCATCACTGACGTCGACGACGAGGCCGGAGAGGCAGCCGTTGACGCCATCAACAAGAACGGCGGAACGGCCCAGTACTGGTCCCTGGACGTGACCGACGAGGCGGCCGTCGAAGAGGTATTTGCCGACGTGGTGGACGCCTTTGGGAGCCTTGATGTTCTCGTAAACAACGCGGGCATCACGGGGGCCGACAAACCGACACACGAACTCACCAAGGAGGAGTGGAACGAGGTGATGGACGTAAATGTGAATGGGGTGTTTTACGGTACCAAACACGCCGTGCCGCATATGCAAGACGCGGGCGGTGGGAGCATCATCAACCTGTCATCCATTTACGGCATCGTGGGGGCCGAAGACATTCCCCCGTATCATGCCTCCAAGGGAGCGGTTCGGACGATGACAAAAACCGATGCCCTGAATTACGCCGACGACAACATCCGCGTCAATTCGGTCCATCCCGGATTTATCTGGACGCCACTGGTAGAGGAGTTTCTCCGGGAGCAGGGCGACGTTGAAGAAGGGCGGAAGCAGCTTGACGCCCTCCACCCGATCGGACACGTCGGAGAGCCGGACGACATTGCCAACGGCATCCTCTTCCTCGCGTCCGAGGAATCAAAGTTCATGACGGGCTCGGAGCTGGTTATCGACGGAGGATACACGGCGAAATAA